The proteins below are encoded in one region of Mangifera indica cultivar Alphonso chromosome 7, CATAS_Mindica_2.1, whole genome shotgun sequence:
- the LOC123221334 gene encoding COBRA-like protein 7 yields the protein MALKWILHLVMFAMIPLAICQNQTTPTAPAPAPASDSCNGVFLTYTYTGGSKLPPDNPSHQAYRFESTLTVLNNGLDEVKSWKVFVGFQHEELLVSASNAVLFDGTSYPASVGNGTVFAGFPMTDLKTAVETAGDLTQMQVQVNLLGTQFGVKSPAVPMPSNVSLANDGFSCPQATMQGTSQMQVCCTRNANATSNITVVGGNFLPHQNGDLTIMYDVIRTYDSNYWAQVTIANHNPLGRLDNWKLSWDWMHDEFIYTMKGAYPYVADSSECIYGPQGTYYQQLDFANVLNCERRPTIIDLPPTKANDTTLGLVPSCCRNGTLLPPIMDPSKSISVFQMQVYKMPPDLNRSDLVPPQNWKINGTLNPTYQCGTPVRVSPSKSLDASGVSNRTAFASWQIVCNITKPKGASPKCCVSFSAYYNDSVVPCKTCACGCPSNVGQTCSTSASAILLPPEALLVPFENRTSMALAWADIKHFTVPKPMPCGDNCGVSINWHLYTDYTGGWTARVTLFNWDDTAFSDWFAAVQLDKAAPGFEAAYSFNGTVLGTGNNTIFLQGLPGLNYLVGETDGANPAKDPRVPGKQQSVISFKKKNTPGINVPAGDGFPTKVFFNGEECSLPSILPLSDCNRKGPVLILSVLLAAVVFLLMQQQ from the exons ATGGCTTTGAAATGGATTCTCCATTTAGTTATGTTTGCGATGATACCCTTGGCGATCTGTCAAAATCAAACCACTCCAACGGCGCCGGCACCGGCACCGGCGTCGGATTCGTGCAATGGAGTGTTCTTGACTTATACTTATACCGGCGGATCGAAGCTTCCGCCGGACAATCCGAGTCACCAAGCGTACCGGTTCGAGTCGACGTTAACGGTGTTGAACAATGGACTTGATGAGGTCAAGTCCTGGAAAGTGTTCGTGGGGTTTCAGCACGAGGAGTTGTTGGTTTCAGCGTCGAATGCGGTATTGTTTGATGGGACTAGCTATCCTGCCAGTGTGGGAAACGGTACCGTGTTTGCTGGATTCCCGATGACGGACTTGAAGACGGCGGTGGAGACGGCGGGTGATCTGACGCAGATGCAGGTGCAGGTTAACTTGCTGGGGACGCAGTTTGGTGTTAAATCGCCTGCTGTGCCTATGCCCAGTAATGTTAGTCTCGCTAATGATGGGTTTTCGTGCCCTCAAGCTACTATGCAAG GTACAAGTCAGATGCAAGTTTGTTGCACCAGAAATGCGAATGCTACATCAAACATCACTGTTGTGGGTGGTAACTTCCTACCTCACCAAAATGGGGATCTTACAATCATGTATGATGTGATCAGGACATATGACTCAAATTACTGGGCACAGGTTACAATTGCAAACCACAATCCCCTTGGTCGTCTTGATAATTGGAAATTGAGTTGGGACTGGATGCATGATGAATTCATCTACACTATGAAAGGGGCTTACCCATATGTTGCTGATTCAAGCGAATGTATTTATGGTCCCCAAGGTACATACTACCAGCAACTAGACTTTGCCAATGTATTAAATTGTGAAAGAAGGCCAACCATAATTGACCTGCCTCCAACAAAGGCTAATGACACAACCCTTGGGCTGGTCCCTTCCTGTTGCAGAAATGGTACTCTCTTGCCGCCGATTATGGACCCAAGCAAGTCAATATCAGTTTTCCAAATGCAGGTGTACAAAATGCCACCAGATCTTAATCGCTCTGACCTTGTCCCACCCCAGAACTGGAAGATCAATGGCACTCTCAACCCTACTTACCAATGTGGCACTCCAGTGAGGGTGAGCCCTAGCAAATCCCTTGATGCAAGTGGTGTTTCTAATAGAACTGCCTTTGCTAGCTGGCAAATTGTGTGCAATATTACAAAGCCAAAGGGAGCAAGCCCTAAATGCTGTGTATCATTTTCTGCATACTACAATGATTCTGTTGTCCCATGTAAAACTTGTGCTTGTGGGTGTCCGAGCAATGTAGGGCAAACTTGTAGTACCAGTGCTTCAGCTATTCTTCTTCCACCTGAGGCACTTTTAGTTCCCTTTGAGAATCGAACTTCTATGGCGTTAGCTTGGGCTGATATTAAGCACTTTACAGTGCCAAAGCCCATGCCCTGTGGAGATAATTGTGGGGTCAGTATTAATTGGCATCTATATACAGACTACACTGGTGGATGGACAGCAAGAGTGACGCTGTTCAATTGGGATGATACTGCTTTTTCTGATTGGTTTGCTGCAGTGCAACTGGACAAAGCAGCCCCTGGTTTTGAAGCAGCATACTCATTCAATGGAACTGTTTTAGGTACTGGAAACAACACCATATTCTTGCAAGGTCTTCCGGGATTGAACTATCTTGTGGGAGAAACTGATGGAGCAAATCCAGCGAAGGATCCTAGGGTGCCTGGGAAGCAACAGTCAGTGAtctcatttaaaaagaaaaatacccCTGGAATCAATGTGCCTGCTGGAGATGGGTTTCCGACAAAAGTTTTCTTTAATGGGGAGGAATGTTCGCTTCCTTCAATTCTTCCGTTAAGTGACTGTAACAGGAAGGGCCCAGTTCTAATACTTTCAGTCCTCCTAGCAGCAGTAGTGTTCTTGTTGATGCAACAGCAGTAG
- the LOC123220264 gene encoding proline-rich antigen-like: protein MGRSFQRLTLSLISLLFILLQQPPYPAASASSSKYQIECTMCSSCDNSCQQTPSPPPPSLPPPSSSSICPPPPSPPSPSSGGGGGSHYYSPPPPYTPTYTYFSPPPPYGGGGSYYPPPNNWNYPTPPPPNPIVPYFPFYYYSPPPPLNSALSLRHSYTCSSFSYTAFLSLVLLFLF, encoded by the coding sequence ATGGGAAGATCTTTTCAGAGACTCACACTCTCTCTgatctctcttctcttcataCTACTACAACAACCACCATATCCAGCTGCTTCTGCTTCTTCATCGAAGTACCAGATCGAATGCACAATGTGTTCATCGTGCGATAACTCGTGTCAGCAAACTCCTTCTCCACCGCCGCCATCACTACCACCACCGTCTTCCAGTTCAATCTGTCCACCACCTCCATCCCCACCATCTCCAAGCTCAGGTGGCGGCGGCGGTAGCCACTACTACTCTCCACCACCTCCTTATACTCCTACCTACACATACTTCTCACCACCACCGCCCTACGGTGGTGGTGGTTCATATTACCCTCCGCCCAACAACTGGAATTACCCTACACCGCCACCACCAAACCCAATTGTTCCGTACTTCCCATTTTACTATTACAGCCCTCCTCCTCCTCTAAACTCAGCCTTGTCTCTTCGCCACTCATACACGTGTTCATCGTTCAGTTACACTGCTTTTCTCTCCCTCGTTTTACTGTTTCTGTTTTAG
- the LOC123220416 gene encoding GATA transcription factor 16-like produces MLDPSEKGTDSDDGNRKASSEEESNQVNENKKTCADCGTSKTPLWRGGPAGPKSLCNACGIRSRKKRRAVLGISKEDKKTKKPSNNGPSNKKQQLGESLKQRLSALGREVLMQRSTVEKQQKKLGEEEQAAVLLMALSCGSVYA; encoded by the exons ATGTTGGATCCAAGTGAGAAA GGAACAGATTCTGATGACGGGAATAGAAAGGCTTCATCAGAAGAAGAAAGTAATCAAGTGAACGAGAACAAGAAGACCTGTGCCGATTGTGGGACCTCTAAGACCCCTCTTTGGAGAGGCGGACCAGCCGGGCCTAag TCACTGTGCAACGCATGTGGGATCAGAAGCAGGAAGAAGAGAAGGGCAGTTTTGGGAATATCAAAAGAAGACAAAAAGACCAAAAAACCCAGCAACAATGGCCCAAGTAACAAAAAACAGCAGCTTGGAGAGAGTTTGAAGCAGAGATTGTCTGCATTGGGAAGAGAAGTTCTGATGCAAAGATCAACGGTCGAGAAGCAACAAAAGAAGCTAGGAGAAGAAGAACAAGCGGCTGTGTTGTTAATGGCTCTCTCTTGTGGCTCTGTTTATGCTTAA